In one Amyelois transitella isolate CPQ chromosome 22, ilAmyTran1.1, whole genome shotgun sequence genomic region, the following are encoded:
- the LOC106130013 gene encoding inositol oxygenase, whose translation MKILVESPVSMLDPSLLLRPEKSFNGKPIDAFRDYSVDDTDPIKERVKRTYYDMHTNMTVDFVKGKMEKWLKFNHFKSTIKDALIKLNDLVDESDPDTDLPNIVHAFQTAERIRQDHPDEDWFHLTGLIHDLGKVMAFYNEPQWCVVGDTFPVGCKWGESIVYGPASFVDNPDTYNPKYNTDCGMYEPKCGLENLMMSWGHDEYLYRFLLHNKAKIPQRGLYMIRYHSFYPWHAGGDYNHLLKDSDEEIKKDVLEFNKYDLYTKSAGIPDVEALWPYYEALIDKYIPGELEF comes from the exons ATGAAGATTTTAGTA GAATCCCCCGTGTCTATGCTGGACCCCTCTCTGCTCCTCCGGCCAGAGAAGTCCTTCAACGGGAAGCCTATAGATGCCTTCAGGGATTACTCCGTTGATGACACCGACCCCATCAAGGAGAGGGTCAAGAGGACCTACTATGACATGCACACCAATATGACCGTGGATTTCGttaaag GCAAAATGGAAAAGTGGTTAAAATTCAACCATTTCAAATCAACGATCAAAGACGCCCTGATCAAGCTGAACGACCTGGTGGACGAGTCAGACCCCGACACCGACCTGCCCAACATCGTGCACGCCTTCCAGACCGCCGAGAGGATCCGCCAGGACCACCCCGACGAGGACTGGTTCCATCTCACTGGACTTATACACGACTTAGGAAAG GTGATGGCCTTCTACAACGAGCCGCAGTGGTGCGTGGTGGGAGACACCTTCCCCGTGGGCTGCAAGTGGGGGGAATCCATCGTCTACGGACCAGCCAGCTTTGTAGACAACCCTGATACTTACAACCCTAAATACAA CACCGACTGCGGAATGTACGAGCCTAAATGTGGATTGGAAAACCTGATGATGTCCTGGGGCCATGACGAGTACCTCTACAGGTTCCTGCTCCACAACAAGGCGAAGATACCACAGAGAGGCCTTTACATGATCAG ATATCATTCCTTCTACCCGTGGCACGCCGGCGGCGATTACAACCACTTGCTCAAAGATAGTGACGAGGAAATCAAGAAAGACGTCTTAGAATTTAA cAAATACGATCTTTACACGAAGAGCGCCGGCATCCCCGACGTGGAGGCTCTGTGGCCCTACTACGAGGCCCTGATCGACAAGTACATCCCGGGAGAACTCGAATTCTAA
- the LOC106130012 gene encoding inositol oxygenase: MATEVKNPVSMIDPSQLLRPEPTFNDKPIDAFRDYSVDDSDPIKERVRRTYYLMHTNVTVDLVNQKREKWLKFNHFKSTIKDALIKLNDLVDESDPDTDLPNIVHAFQTAERIRQDHPDDDWFHLTGLIHDLGKVMAFYDEPQWCVVGDTFPVGCKWADSIVYGPDSFKDNPDTYNPKYNTKYGMYSPRCGLDNLLMSWSHDEYLYQFLKHNNSKIPEKGLYMIRFHSFYPWHAGGDYRHLTNDKDKQILDWVLEFNKYDLYTKSEQVPDIEALWPYYEGLIEKYIPGVCEF, from the exons ATGGCTACTGAAGTG AAAAACCCCGTCTCCATGATAGACCCCTCGCAGCTTCTGCGTCCAGAGCCGACGTTCAACGACAAACCAATTGATGCCTTCAGGGACTACTCCGTGGACGATAGCGACCCCATCAAGGAGCGTGTGCGCAGGACTTACTACCTCATGCATACCAATGTCACTGTGGATCTTGTCAACC AGAAGCGAGAGAAATGGTTAAAATTCAACCATTTCAAATCAACGATCAAAGACGCCCTGATCAAGCTGAACGACCTGGTGGACGAGTCAGACCCCGACACCGACCTGCCCAACATCGTGCACGCCTTCCAGACCGCCGAGAGGATCCGCCAGGACCACCCCGACGACGACTGGTTCCATCTCACTGGACTTATTCATGACTTGGGGAAG GTGATGGCCTTTTACGATGAGCCGCAGTGGTGCGTGGTGGGAGACACCTTCCCCGTGGGCTGCAAGTGGGCTGACTCCATCGTGTACGGCCCTGACAGCTTCAAAGACAACCCTGATACTTACAACCCTAAATACAA CACAAAATACGGCATGTACTCTCCCCGGTGCGGCCTGGATAATCTGCTGATGTCGTGGAGTCACGACGAGTATCTCTACCAGTTTCTCAAGCACAACAACTCCAAGATCCCGGAGAAGGGCCTCTACATGATCAG ATTCCACTCGTTCTACCCGTGGCACGCGGGGGGTGACTACCGGCACCTCACCAATGATAAGGACAAGCAGATCCTGGACTGGGTGCTGGAATTCAA CAAATACGATTTGTACACGAAGAGCGAGCAGGTCCCTGACATCGAAGCCCTGTGGCCCTACTACGAAGGACTTATAGAAAAGTATATACCTGGCGTCTGCGAGTTTTGA